GTGGGGGACAATGGACACCTCGCACCTGCAGGAACTAGTCTTAGTTTTTAGGCTGAACTTTAGCTTTGAGCCCTGACCAAGCCCCTAACAGCCACAGCAAGGCTGGCCCCTTCCCTGCTGCCTAGGTCTGGCATAAGCCATAAGAGTCAGCATCTTGCTGGCAAGTGCTGGCCATTTGCAGGTTAGCAGAAACAGAATTATATACAGCATTGCTAATATACAGCATTGCTAACGTGAACCTGATTCAGTGGCGGCAGTCTTGACCTTTTGACAACAATGAAACCTATCTCTGCTCCCTTTGGGTAATGGGTCagcccccatccctccttccctcctccccctccccctctctcccttcccctggcACTGACTACCTTCATTCTCTTGGGTGTTTGCTGAGACTAGAAGCCCTATCCTAGCCCCAACCTCCTGCCCCTATCTTGTTCTTTACTCCTGAACCACTTGTCAGAAAACTGCCCTGCCAAGTGGCCCCAGTAGGATCTCCCATCCTCTAGGCTAGACCCATCAGTGGCTCCCCTACCTGCCATTCTCCAGCAAGGTAGCCCTAGTTGGCCCATGAAGTTCCCCTTTTTATCTAGCAAGTCTCCACCCATCAAACTCAAGGCCAGACATCAGGGCAGTGACCTTCCACAAGGACTGCTGAGCCTGTGGTATAGgccctgatctttttttttttttttgggttcttttttttcggagctggggaccgaacccagggccttgcgcttcctaggcaagcactctaccactgagctaaatccccaacccctaggcccTGATCTTGAACTGCTTCTCAGCTGCCTGGGGCAGGCATGGGAGGGGCCCAAGCAGGTCAGAGGGCCCCTTTCCTGGAGTTATTCTTGTTCTAGCTCTGCCCGTGTCCCAATCAGTAGGCTGCAGGTCCGCGGAGTGGTGTTACTACAGCGGCCAGCCCCGTGCAAGGTGACTCTTGGCATCCTTCCCCTTGCACAAGGTGACAAACATGGAGGCCAGGTCACAGATGGAATGCATTGATCCAGACTGAATTACAGGCTGTCTGATCAAAGCAGCTCAGGAGTCCTCCAGAGCAACCAGGCTGGGCACTCATTATCCCCAGTCTCTGAGCTTCTGATGGTTTTGACTCAGCCCCTACTGAGGAACACTAGAGGTGCAGCCAGGCCCAGCTTGGAGTGGGGACCAGAGGACATGGCATTGTATCTTAGGTGCAGAGCTTGGGAGAACCTAGATCCTTTAGGGGAAAGGATAAGGTGGCCAGGACTAGACTGGGTTGGCAGCTCATACTAGGAATGACACATCCCTTCAGGGGAGTCACTTGCTGGGTGGGGCCCGGGTGCCAAACCAACGAAGCAGGCAAACAAGACAGAGGATGGACTGCTAGAACCCAACAGACTTAGTTGACAGCATAGGAAACCCTAGTCCTGCCCCAGGGTGCCCTCTGACCATACACCTCGCCTCGGCTAGAAACAGTGTTAGGAGGTGGACTTGGGTCCACTTGGCTTCCTCAGTCCTGGGACAGGTCACTAACCTTGCTGACCTGAATTTGTGCAGCCTTTGTAGAGTGGGTATAAGGACTATCTAGCCCCTGCGTgtgagcagaattctatcaaaggCCTGAAGTCCTCGGCATGGTACCTGATGGTGTCTTTCCCGTCAAACAGAGAGGATAGAATGAGGAGGATTCCTACTTAGACTTCTGCTGTCTGTCAGCTACATAACCTCTGTAGAGCTTAGCTGACACCTTCCTCTGGGAAAAACCTGTTTATTGATCAATtgagggatggaacccagggccttatgccgtCTGATCCagttttctaccactgagccaccctcccagcCCATAATGATAAATGTTGTCTGTTTTGTCTCACGCATTGTTATAGCTCAATattgcatgaagccctgggtcccatcacCCTAATCCACCcccagaacagacagacagacagaggacatatatatacacacatgccactAGCAGTGGGCACAGTCTGGATGCGGCTGGAAACTCTTGCCTTTGCAGCAAGACATGGGAATATGAGTTCGTAGCGACAACTACAGGTTGACTGACCTCCTTATCCAAGATActcatggggaagagagctcagCTGGTAGATTACTTGCCTATCATACTTGAAGTCACCATTGCATAAAGCCAAGGTCTAGTGTGCATTCCTGTAAGCCCAGAATTAGCGCTGTAGAGGCAAGAGGGGCAAGAGTTCACGGTCATCCTTCCCTACTTAGTAAAACTAGGCTATGCCAGACCCTAATTTTTAAAAgcgggttgggggaggggcgtggAGAAAGCATGGAAATGAAATTGTTTAGATTTTGGATGATTTGAGGTTTGGAGGACGATTTGCACACATCGCTAATGAGGTTTCTTGGACttgacctctttcttttttttttttaaagattgatttatttattatgtgtgagtacactgtagctgtcttcagacacagcagaagagggcatcagatcccatcacagatggttgtgagccaccatgtggttgctgggaattgaactcaggacctctggaagagcagtcggtgctcttaaccactgagccatctctcccgcccctctttttctttttaatgtgtcgAATGTgccgtgtgcatacacacagaagtaACTCCTCAGAGCATCATCTGTAGTTTGCCCGCCTTTGGCTGTGGCCCTTCACGTGTGTTCAGACGTGGAGCTTCCTCATGAGCTGGTGGGTTTTGCAATGTCACCATGTGACACCATGTCTGGGAAGTCTGGGGTCTCGGAGCGCTTCAGATCCAGCCTCAAAGGGACCGCTCAGCGTCCATCCTGACTTTGGTAGGTGTGGCTACCAGAGGCTTTGAGCTCCACCCTCAACATGCACACACCCTCCAATAAGAGATGTGTTCTTTGCAGTGAGTCAATCATGATCTCAGTGCATTTCCTCTGCCTCGTGGTGCAGGTGTTTCCAAATTCTCAGATTGAAATCTTGATGATCTACATCTCTGTGGTGCTGCCTTAGAGAGGATTCCTGGGAATCTGGCTAGCTACCAACCTCTGCCCTCCAGACACATCTGGCTCTAACCCAGAGAGGAAGCAAGGGACTGTGTTCCAGCCCTGTTAAGTCTTTCTAGTGTGCGTCTGCCAGGatccttcctacctctgcctctgccttttcacAGCTGGTGAGACTGGACAGTTCTCTGCGTTGACACATTGTCTTCTTTAAGTTATCTTCCCTGTCCCTTTGCACCCCCTACCCCCTCAGGGATTCCAGCAGCTATGACTTAAAGATGAGAagctggggctagagaaatggctcagcggttaagagcactggctgctcttccagaggtcctgagttcaattcccagcaaccacatggtggctcacaaccatctgtaatgggatctggtgccctcttctggtgtgtctgaagacagtgacactgtactcacatagaataaatctttaaaaaaaaaaaaaggaactgggGGCGGGGGAGCAGTGGCCACCCTCTGGGGTCTGGGGTCTGTCCACCTGTCTTTGCAGTAATGAGCATGTCTGACCCACAGACAAGATGGCTGGAACTAGCTGAGGCTGACGGGCCTGAGGAGAGGTGCCAGGTTTCAGGCCTAGGGAAGCAATGACTAGTGTCATCACCCAGATTagcatttttctctctccaagaTTCAGTTTCTTCGTCAGGGAGAGTTGCTCTTCCACTGCTGGGTTCTCGATGGGGCAAGCCTTGCAGGAAGCAAGTATGGGGACACAGAGCAGCGAGAGTTTCCTGGGGCTGGGACAGGTGGGGTCAGGGGTTATCAGGACATCGTATTAGTTTGGAGAGAGAAAGTTCTGTGGACAGACAGTGGCGGCCGCCGTCTAACCCTGGAGCCTTCACATACTAAGCTGAGTACATGAAAGTGGTTAAAATGGATGCTTTTTAATGGCGTGTGGATTTTAAAGTAGCTGAGAGGAACCAGTGTGAACCTGCTGCattgtctgaagatagctataacCCGGAGGGACCCTTTCTCTCAGGACTGCCGGGGCCCCATGTACATGTAGAATGGAATGTGTCAGGGTCCACTTCCCATGCTCTGTCACAATCAAAGCAGGAGATAGGCCACCTCTGCCCTACAGACAATGCCTATGACAGTCTCTCTTCAGTGACTGGGGCTGAGTAGAGAACAGGTCAGGTACCCTTGTGAGTAGGGAGCAGGGCTAATTTATCCCAGGACTCTGCCTGCCCAATGTCCTTCCTGTCCTGTGCTTCTCCCCAGCTTGCCCTCCCTTCGCTATAAAAGCTCGTTTTGGTTATTGATATCTCTGCCCTCAGCATCATCAGCTGGTTTGTTCGGTCCTTCAAGTACGTGTATGGCCTTCGCTTTGAGGTCAGCGGACAGAAGAAACTGGAGGTGGACGGTCCCTGTGTCATCATTTCTAATCACCAGAGCATCCTAGACATGATGGGTAGGCTGCCACCAAGGCTTGGCCACAGAGAGGGCGATCTGTTTCAGCCTGGGCCCCGGTGGGCTGGGGTCTCTGTCTGGGGCTGGTGCAGGACAAGACTTCCCTCAAGCTGGCAGTAAGAGCAACCAGCTGTGCCAGACACGAGGCCTGCACCACTCGGGCTGCTCCTCATGAGGAAAGGCCAGGCCAGCAACAGGGGCCTTGACAGGGCCACCAGCCCCTGGCCCAGGGAATGTCTCCCCAGGGCTCTGAagctgttctctccttccctcaccccaccctccctctccccgaACCCTGCCTCTATGTTTTGTCTGTGACTCCCCTCTTTCTTACATCCTCCCGTCTCtgtctcatcttctctctctttgtgtgtctatctccatctcttgtctctgcctctccacctctttctctctctctctctctctctctctctctctctctctctctctgtccattcaTTCCTGGGTCtccctctcttgtctctttctggtctctccttcctttgcctctccTTTGCCTACTTATccatctgtgtctgcctctcattctccccctctccatttctcctttgctctagtcctctgtcatcatctcTGTTTTCacatctctgtctcctgtgtctctctcctgtttccacctctcaCTGTTTCTCTCACTGTTTCTCACAGGTCTCATGGAAATACTCCCTAAGCGCTGTGTGCAGATTGCCAAGCGTGAGCTAATGTTCACAGGACCCGTGGGCCTCATCATGTACCTAGGGGGTGTCTATTTCATCAACCGCCAGCAAGCCAAAACTGCCATGTCCTTGATGGCCGACCTAGGCGACCTCATGGTCAAGGAGAACGTGAGTATAGGCACAGTACTGCCTGCAGGGGGCAGTACAGCTCTCCGGGGTggtcctgtgggctgtgggctgtgggctgtgggcagCCTAGGCAGCCTTTTCCTTTCTACTGGCAGCTCAAAGTGTGGATTTACCCAGAGGGTACACGCAACGACAATGGAGACCTGTTGCCCTTTAAAAAAGGTGCCTTCTACTTGGCCATCCAGGCCCAGGTAGGCCAGGCTCTGCCCTCCTGGGGTGGGAGGCTGGGACATGGGTCAGGGTGGTTTAAGGTTGAAGATGATATCCTAGCTAGACCGGGGACTGCTGGCCTTCAGGGACCTCCCCCACCCTGTTAGGAAAGGGCCTCCCCACCAGCTCAGCCCCTGCCACTTGGACAGGTTGGTGACCATTGGCAGCTCTAAGAGCTTGATCGCCAGTCtcccctcaccctagctgcccaGGTAGGTTCATCCGGGCGTTCCTGAAAAGCGGAGTGGGTGGTTTACTCAGCACCCTGAGGCAGGCCTGCCTACAAAGCCCCGATGCCCCAGGCCCTGGTTTTTGACCTTAGTGAGGCTGAGGATCAGGCATAGGCTGGTGGCAAACCCAGTTCTGAGCAGCACACATGACCTCTGTCCTGGACCTTGGACTTCCCTTGCCCCTTAGCCTCTGGTAGGGAATGTTAGCGTCCCTGAGCGTCCGTCTGCCACACCCCTTGTCCCTGCTGTGTGGGGAAAGTCACAACAGGCAGACAGGGGAAGGAATTTTATCCTGCTTTACTGATTGCTGCCTGGAAAACGTCAGCCCTATCAACCCCTGTGGCAGGCAGTCTCCTGGTGCCTGAGCCTACACAAGGTGGCATGCACCATTTCCCTGAGGGTCCCACTGGTTCCAGGGTTTGGGAAACTCAGGCTGGAACAGGAGACTGTGACTTCTGACCACCATGACCAGGTGATCCTTGTGTCTGGGATTGAAGTGCCTTCCTTAACCTTGAGGGATTAGTATATCCTGGGGAGAGAAACTAGGGGCTGTGGTGGTGGCAGAAGAATCCAGACGGATcatttcctgcccctcccccaggccctgACTAAGGTGCAGCCTACCTACCTTCCTGCCCAGGCTCTGGCGCCCGGGTTAATTATTACCGCCGGTACTACCTGCCACCATTGGAGTTGACCCTGGCCTTCCAGGAACACCAACAGTCTCTAGCCCCTCTCCCCTACTTTCCTGGGAATGAGAGAcggaaggggagggcagaggaggatccacctccccagcactgactgAAACCCACTCCCCCTTGGGTTTCGAGGATATTTTAtggtcatcctctgctgcataagGAGTTGTAGGTCCAGGACAGAGGTCATGTGTGAGCTCAGTCAGGGCTGGGGCGAGCAGCGTGACAAGCAAGTACTAACCCAGGGGGCTTCCTAGAGGAGGTGGTGTGGGGAACAGGATGAGTCTGTGAGACTTCAGGCCACCTGAGGGAGGCGAGGCATAAGGGTACTTAGCAAAGTGCTTGTAGTGTTACCCTTCAGGATGCATCCCTGTCCACAGGTACCCATCATCCCTGTGGTGtactcctccttttcctccttctacaACGTTAAGACGAAGCTCTTCACCTCAGGTGAGCCACAGGGCCTCACAAGCCtgcctgccatgctccctccctgTAATTTACTCATGAGTCAGGCTTTTATGTACCCCAGGCTTACCCACAACtccttatgtagcagaggatgaccctgactcctgcttctacttccccagGGCTAGGATTGATGATGGCTGTGCCtagtttatatggtgctgggttTCATGCATGGGAGACAGGCACTCCCCCAACTGAGCTACAATCCCACCCCTCATGGGTCCTTTGTAATTCAGCAGTACTTGGGCCTCTACTAGCAGCGTTCCCACTtctggtgaatgaatgaatgaatgagtgaatgagtgaatgaatgagtctgGGACAACCATTCCATCATCTCATTGCTCTTTCTAAACGGGTTTTTCAGTTTTTCGTTGAAAACAGGTTCTAAACAGTCGAGGCTGGACAACAGAAGTAGGGACCTACAGTGGCCCCTGCTGGTGAGGAGTGGGAATGCTAAGCTGTCTAGGCTCCCCTACAGGTGGGGCAGCTCCCAAGtgcagcctctgcctcttccacTGGGGAGCACTGGCGTCCACACATGCACCCTGAGTCTGCGTGTGGGAGTCAGGGTAGAGTCAGAGGTTTAAGACCAGTGGGACGAGCCAGGCTCTGTCTCCAGCATTTGAGCCCCAAGTGCCCAGCACCAAGGAGGACAGAGGGAGCGAATGTGACAGGGATGATTAGGGGGTCACTGAGTCCAGTTTTGGGGGCAGAGTTATAGGGAGTAGCTTCAGGGGAAGATACAGTTGCTAAAAGTTACTGGCCGCACATGCTGCCCTGGTGTCAAGCATGTGTGCCTTGCCCAGGAGTTGAGGAGAAGCCAGGTGAGTAGAGGTGATGGACAGCACTGTGGGGCTGTTAAGCCCCTGACATCCACTGCTTCCTCCCCAGGAACGATCAGGGTACAAGTGCTGGATGCTGTCCCTACCAATGGCCTTACGGATGCTGATGTCACCAAACTTGTGGACACTTGCTACCAGTCCATGAGAACCACCTTTCTACAGATTTCTGAGATTCCCCAAGAGAACTCTACCATTAAGGAGTCTGGGGTCTTGCCAGCCCAGTAGCCCAGGCTACAGGACCAGGGGAGCTGGGGGAAGACcaatgggaagcagaggctgaagagtGGACAGAAGGCCGCAGCCTCCCACTTACCAAGCATCATCATAGCCTGCTCCCGTGCTCGCCTGGCTCTCCCTGGGGCCTGGAATCAGGAAGCCCCTTCTGGCATAGGCCTTAAACCCAGGACCCTATGTAATTTCCCATCTCGAGCCTGTGCCTCCAGAATCCAGCAAGAGGGCTGACCCACAAGACCATGAGGCACCTAGGAGTGGGCAACTCATTACCCAAGGCCCACCCCATCATGCAGGACAAACATTCAGGAACCAGGCAGTGGCCTGTATCAGGCCATCATGAAGAGGAGGAACTTGGTCTTCCAGTCTCAAGGAAGCCGGTTCACATAGCACCAGAGGGCAGAGCCTGCCACCCCCACCGTCCGACGGCCTCAGTCACAAATCACTGCTgtactttggttcttttttttataaatgaacTCAGAAGTGCCTAGAGACCAGAGGGTGGTAAGAGTTCTTCCCAAGCCCCCATCCAGGGACGAAGGGTGGGAAAGATGGTGTGTGAATCCATCCCTGGGGCTGCGGTGTCTGAGCTCCCTCCTCCCTAACTGCCTGCAGGTGAGCTGTGATCAGCCAGCATTGCTTTGCTCAGTGAATGCGGGGTCCACAGAACTGGAGGGTGTGCAGACCACGGGCTTGGCAGCCTCAGCATAGGCTGAAGAGAGCCTTAGGACTGCCCACTGCAGCTCCTACATGGCAGTAGTACAGTGTGCACACAGTCCGACTCACCCAGTGACAGCTGCTCAAGTCCCAGCTTTAATATGACAAAGGTGGAGACAGCCCCCACCTCACTTCTTAGGCAGGGAGATCTCATTCCTTTCCCGGAAGCCCCACTGAAGAGCCACACAAGaccccctccccatgcccagGGCCTAGGAACCTCCTAAGAGAGAGGGATAAACAAGCAGGGCCTTCTGCTCACAGGTACCACCGGACAGCACTTGAACTCAGGCTAGAAGGGACGTAGGGCTAACAGCTCAATCCAACATGGGCACTGAGAAGCCATCACAGGTCTTTTTTGCAAGAGcctagggaaggagaggaaagagggtatAAACTTTCAGATCTGCCCATCCCAGTGGTGGTGCCGTCCACCCAGCCCTGGTATCCCCCTAACGGGTTCCTTAggatctgggggaggggggtatcTTGTGCAACTCACAGGACCCCAGCTGTTCCTCCAGGAAGGAGACCTGCTCGCTCAGTGAGTCAATCCGGTCCAGCTGCTGGAAGGAGTGGGCCAGCAGGCTGCCAGGATCTTGTAGCCCATGCTCCGGGGACCG
The DNA window shown above is from Rattus rattus isolate New Zealand chromosome 5, Rrattus_CSIRO_v1, whole genome shotgun sequence and carries:
- the Agpat2 gene encoding 1-acyl-sn-glycerol-3-phosphate acyltransferase beta, which produces MDPWPWLTAALLLLLLLVQLNRTARFYVKVGLYCVLCLSFSAAASIVCLLRHGGRTVDNMSIISWFVRSFKYVYGLRFEVSGQKKLEVDGPCVIISNHQSILDMMGLMEILPKRCVQIAKRELMFTGPVGLIMYLGGVYFINRQQAKTAMSLMADLGDLMVKENLKVWIYPEGTRNDNGDLLPFKKGAFYLAIQAQVPIIPVVYSSFSSFYNVKTKLFTSGTIRVQVLDAVPTNGLTDADVTKLVDTCYQSMRTTFLQISEIPQENSTIKESGVLPAQ